A genomic stretch from Diachasmimorpha longicaudata isolate KC_UGA_2023 chromosome 2, iyDiaLong2, whole genome shotgun sequence includes:
- the LOC135172905 gene encoding germ cell nuclear acidic protein-like has protein sequence MKPLSAILFCIQLCMLMELSQSDSKNGHGDVQFTGFFAPIKRFECRFLQRVKIFIPFFPNCNPSKDNVDSSSSSSSSSSSSSSSEEENAQKSQTEPEPAPESDPESESEPEVEPESEPEVEPESEPESEPEPEPEPEVEPEVEPEVEPEVEPEPESEPEVEPEVEPEPESEPEVEPEVEPEVEPEVEPEPEPEVEPEPEPESEPEVEPEVEPEPESEPEVEPEPETESEPEVEPEVEPEPEPEPEPEPEVEPEPEVEPEVEPEVEPEVEPEVEPEPEPEIEPEVEPEPEPEPESQPESELELEHEPESELSGVIGELTFSSIYHDMEDLFTVKEISCSDFPCSFTWHEDVNQDTNITISYTVYGSKMYASSPATMLTLCEASSEPRDSWAKIVWDSLSQIIAGGASGCNIKAGTYTFDGIDAEFYFTPREKIECGNLYTTFGFYRNGSNGPKRIAGGYNAYDLPNNGPNCTEKQPESED, from the exons ATGAAACCTTTGTCAGCCATCTTATTTTGCATACAATTGTGCATGCTCATGGAGTTATCACAATCTGATTCGAAGAATGGCCATGGTGATGTACAATTCACGGGATTTTTCGCTCCAATTAAAAGATTTGAATGCCGATTCTTGCAACGTGTTAAG atatttattccattttttccgaACTGTAATCCAAGTAAGGACAATGTTGATTCCTCGTCAAGTTCTTCCTCAAGTTCCTCATCGTCATCAAGTTCAGAAGAAGAAAACGCTCAAAAATCCCAAACAGAGCCAGAACCTGCTCCCGAATCCGACCCAGAGTCGGAATCAGAACCAGAAGTAGAACCAGAATCAGAACCAGAAGTCGAACCAGAATCAGAACCAGAATCAGAACCAGAACCAGAACCAGAACCAGAAGTAGAACCAGAAGTAGAACCAGAAGTAGAACCAGAAGTAGAACCAGAACCAGAATCAGAACCAGAAGTCGAACCAGAAGTAGAGCCAGAACCAGAATCAGAACCAGAAGTAGAACCAGAAGTAGAACCAGAAGTAGAACCAGAAGTAGAACCAGAACCAGAACCAGAAGTAGAACCAGAACCAGAACCAGAATCAGAACCAGAAGTCGAACCAGAAGTAGAGCCAGAACCAGAATCAGAACCAGAAGTAGAACCAGAACCAGAAACAGAATCAGAACCAGAAGTCGAACCAGAAGTAGAACCAGAACCAGAACCAGAACCAGAACCAGAACCAGAAGTAGAACCAGAACCAGAAGTAGAACCAGAAGTAGAACCAGAAGTAGAACCAGAAGTAGAACCAGAAGTAGAACCAGAACCAGAACCAGAAATAGAACCAGAAGTAGAACCAGAACCAGAACCAGAACCGGAATCGCAACCGGAATCAGAACTGGAACTGGAACATGAACCCGAATCTGAATTATCCGGAGTCATCGGAGAACTGACATTCTCCTCAATTTACCACGATATGGAAGATTTGTTTACAGTCAAAGAAATTAGTTGCTCCGATTTCCCCTGCAGCTTCACGTGGCATGAAGACGTTAATCAAGATACCAATATAACG ATCTCTTATACGGTTTATGGCAGTAAAATGTATGCCAGTTCTCCTGCTACAATGCTGACATTATGTGAAGCCAGCAGTGAACCTCGTGATTCTTGGGCGAAGATAGTTTGGGATTCTCTTTCACAAATAATCGCTGGAGGTGCTAGTGGATGCAACATCAAAGCT GGAACATATACATTCGATGGAATAGACGCGGAGTTCTATTTCACCcctagagaaaaaatcgaatgtggaaaCTTGTATACAACATTCGGTTTCTATCGTAACGGTTCGAATGGACCGAAGCGTATCGCTGGAGGATATAATGCATATGACTTACCCAACAATGGGCCTAATTGCACTGAAAAGCAACCCGAATCAGAAGATTGA
- the LOC135172587 gene encoding uncharacterized protein LOC135172587, translating into MSDLHQKHPDDLEEILDDQFKDADANFARPSIRVSEATEDMPTPGPSSLEVNDDVSEQKQPEPTPTRIKTRESCIGVPPIPDPLNLSALQNFQLQQIRTKLRGFSELHKELLELATQITRLTLDELEGHEKMLEADWNEVVTIQKEFAVNLLPTQEYLAYEGYKKATTWRRECSKLIYQLKGQLKKEEANASTSTKQANQLKRISLITFDGSHSKWSQFRDLFQSLVGKDDSIPPVQKLVRLKEALKGPASQLLSTFTITEENYEKAWDKLVRKYEDPRLAAQALFNRVLSLPKITKANAENLNSNAAATLETFDQLITTTKLPKDQILEQMLVHLLRRSLDTETLRAWELKVGDSKDFPSLKEFTNFVESCARGINAGERLHSKSQTLRPRPASPQGTRRVFTASTQSADHREATKPSNNCTYCKGSHFIANCEKFIALSPIKRNDFVSTTRLCFNCLGPHVFSKCKTQKTCFTCKRRHHTLIHGGSPHTSGEVHQNEPVASTSKAEIAPPKKESTDWNSRSTSPKTTLNTATISKAEETRNQKILNNQRSHLSKDAHQCVLLATAQARIQSPRGFTLNIRMLLDQGSELSFISEQLVKSLYLSIRSSSIELIGIAETNAGRTRGVASITLYALDGSEQVDLEAHVLKKLTVKLPSFSCKSPRIDPLQGLQLADPDYLKPGPIDIILGADTYGRILKQRVVSSSNTQLVGQQTVFGWILSGPFECKGCSPRISLSAVKESSNEQLLELLQRFWTQEELPTTQNSELSPDELQCEKIFKSTHSRDKTGRYTVRLPLRTSAEALGNSKLKASRQLQSVARRLKAHDNYAKLYRDFIDEYEALGHMRRAPIEEEPSTAYYLPHHGVLREDALTTKLRVVFNGSSKTSSGISLNDILYPGGKLQADTMNVLTWLRKHKLVFGTDIVKMFRQIKVHKDQWNLQRILWYNSQQQLITYELTTVTYGLNCSPWLSLRVLQQLAEDEGHRYPAAVETLTKGRYVDDIYGGAETAEELREIAWQLSGLCQAGGFPLQKWSSNCPQALETLGISSTQSIIQFQEPITKVLGLYWHQTTDTFQYKSKEFDSAVFTKRTTLSEIAQLFDPLGLIAPVVTRGKIIIQDLWKLKLNWDEPLPEDYQRQWKDFRLNLNTLNQISVPRWLRISSKTKRIQIHGFADASTAAMGAVVYLRTENFNEPTSTVLVCAKTRVAPIKRMTIPRLELNAAVLLTKLVVITKEMLDLREVETHLWTDSMVTLAWIKGHPSRWKDYVQNRVIKIQDSLPDASWRHISGKENPADCASRGIAPQELAVHPLWWTGPEWINQDPQEWPSSIEDVPAVAATEARPSPSYPVAMKINALAELLNRYSRMEKVLQVTATLNRAIERFRRQPVPQTPVLTIRELTEARIFWVKITQAQYFASVHRLLVRNAQVPRSHPLAKLTPTLDELGIIRLGGRLKNSQLDPEEIHPAILPRQSRLTTLVLEEAHRKTLHGGTQLTLAFTRQKYWIIGGRGTVRAHIQKCAICIRHRGRQTQQRMAPLPAVRTSPTRAFLHTGVDYAGPLPILKWRPTNAQPSMVHIAVFVCFSTSAVHLELVSRQTTDAFIGAYKRFTGRRGIPEVMYSDNATTFVGAASILKTLYNQPSRENLEIQAALATQGTQWSFSPPRAPHFGGKWEAAVKSTKFHLKRVLGSSTFTYEELNSILIQIEACLNSRPITPMTDDAEDLQALTPGHFLIGEPLQIIPEPTFLNREPRKLQRWNLVTQKIQQFWSRWARECLQRYQAIYKWNQRERNIEVGDMVLMIDEDYPPAKWPLARVIEIHPGADGLTRVATIRTSKASVPTQQNGTPILERITSTSSIFKRPIAKLCLLPTDPPPAEEPPEEEPEQEED; encoded by the exons ATGTCTGACTTACACCAAAAACACCCAGACGATCTCGAAGAGATTCTCGATGATCAATTTAAAGATGCGGATGCTAATTTTGCTCGTCCAAGTATTAGAGTGTCCGAAGCTACAGAGGACATGCCCACTCCAGGTCCGTCATCATTAGAGGTTAATGATGACGTCTCAGAGCAAAAGCAACCAGAGCCCACTCCAACTCGCATCAAGACGCGGGAATCATGTATTGGGGTGCCACCAATACCGGACCCGCTGAATCTGTCTGCGCTACAAAACTTCCAGCTCCAGCAAATCCGAACAAAGCTGCGTGGATTTAGTGAACTGCACAAGGAGCTGCTGGAACTGGCCACTCAAATAACTAGGCTCACGTTAGATGAACTCGAGGGCCACGAGAAAATGCTGGAAGCTGACTGGAACGAGGTAGTGACCATTCAAAAGGAATTCGCGGTCAACCTGCTTCCCACTCAGGAGTACCTGGCCTATGAGGGGTATAAAAAGGCCACCACATGGCGTCGGGAATGCTCAAAGTTGATTTATCAACTGAAAGGGCAACTTAAAAAAGAGGAGGCGAACGCCTCCACCTCAACTAAGCAGGCCAATCAACTGAAGCGAATCTCCCTCATCACGTTCGATGGGAGTCACTCTAAATGGAGCCAATTTAGAGATCTATTCCAATCACTGGTGGGCAAGGACGACTCAATCCCACCAGTACAGAAGCTGGTTCGTCTCAAGGAGGCACTCAAGGGACCAGCCTCTCAATTATTGTCCACCTTCACAATCACCGAGGAGAATTATGAGAAGGCATGGGACAAATTAGTGAGGAAATATGAGGATCCTAGATTAGCAGCACAAGCTCTATTCAACAGGGTCCTCAGTCTTCCCAAAATCACTAAGGCGAACGCAGAGAACCTCAATTCGAACGCAGCAGCTACGCTGGAGACGTTTGATCAGCTGATCACCACAACCAAGCTTCCAAAAGACCAGATTTTGGAACAGATGCTGGTTCATCTATTGAGAAGATCTCTGGACACAGAGACCCTAAGAGCATGGGAACTCAAAGTAGGGGATTCCAAGGATTTCCCATCACTCAAGGAGTTCACCAACTTCGTGGAGTCGTGCGCACGAGGCATCAACGCAGGAGAACGACTCCATTCCAAGTCGCAGACCCTACGACCACGACCAGCATCTCCTCAAGGAACAAGAAGGGTTTTCACCGCGTCAACTCAATCAGCTGATCATCGGGAAGCAACAAAGCCCAGTAACAACTGCACTTACTGCAAGGGGTCGCATTTCATCGCGAATTGCGAAAAATTCATAGCCCTGTCACCAATTAAGAGGAACGACTTCGTATCAACCACCAGACTGTGCTTCAACTGTCTAGGGCCACACGTCTTCTCAAAGTGCAAGACTCAAAAGACGTGCTTCACCTGCAAACGCAGGCATCACACTCTGATCCACGGAGGCAGCCCACACACCTCGGGAGAGGTGCACCAGAACGAGCCAGTAGCTTCCACCTCAAAGGCAGAGATTGCACCTCCAAAGAAGGAGTCGACAGATTGGA ACTCGAGAAGTACATCACCAAAGACTACGCTCAACACGGCAACGATCAGTAAGGCAGAAGAGACACGCAATCAGAAGATACTCAATAATCAGCGGAGTCACCTATCAAAAGACGCTCACCAATGTGTGTTGCTAGCCACAGCCCAAGCAAGAATCCAATCTCCAAGAGGCTTCACACTGAATATAAGAATGCTCCTCGATCAAGGATCAGAGCTATCCTTCATCTCGGAGCAACTAGTAAAATCTCTCTACCTCTCAATAAGGTCATCATCAATTGAGCTCATCGGAATCGCAGAGACGAACGCAGGACGCACGAGAGGAGTAGCTTCAATTACACTCTACGCACTCGACGGGTCAGAACAAGTTGACCTTGAAGCTCACGTCCTCAAGAAACTCACCGTGAAGCTACCATCCTTCTCCTGCAAATCACCAAGGATCGACCCACTCCAAGGTCTTCAACTAGCCGATCCAGACTATCTCAAACCTGGGCCAATAGACATCATATTAGGAGCTGATACCTATGGGCGGATCCTCAAGCAGAGAGTAGTCAGCTCCAGTAATACTCAATTAGTTGGCCAACAAACCGTATTCGGATGGATCCTATCCGGACCATTCGAATGCAAAGGTTGTTCACCAAGGATTTCATTATCGGCCGTAAAGGAATCCTCCAATGAACAACTCCTAGAGCTTCTTCAAAGATTTTGGACCCAGGAAGAATTACCCACAACGCAGAACTCAGAGCTATCACCAGATGAACTCCAgtgtgagaaaatatttaagtCCACGCACTCAAGAGACAAGACCGGGCGCTATACAGTTAGACTCCCTCTAAGGACATCAGCAGAAGCACTCGGCAACTCAAAGCTCAAAGCCTCAAGGCAACTCCAGTCAGTTGCACGTCGTCTCAAGGCACACGATAATTATGCCAAACTCTATAGAGACTTCATCGATGAGTATGAGGCATTAGGACACATGAGGAGAGCACCAATAGAAGAAGAACCCTCCACAGCATACTATCTACCGCATCACGGGGTTCTACGAGAAGACGCACTCACTACGAAATTGAGAGTAGTCTTCAACGGCTCAAGCAAAACCTCATCAGGAATATCCCTCAACGATATCCTCTATCCTGGTGGGAAGCTCCAAGCAGATACGATGAACGTCCTGACATGGCTGAGAAAGCACAAACTAGTCTTTGGAACAGACATAGTCAAGATGTTTCGACAGATAAAAGTTCACAAGGACCAGTGGAATCTCCAGAGAATACTGTGGTACAATTCGCAACAACAGCTCATCACCTACGAGCTCACCACAGTTACGTACGGACTCAACTGTTCTCCATGGCTATCTCTAAGAGTGCTCCAGCAATTAGCAGAGGACGAAGGCCATCGATATCCTGCCGCAGTTGAGACACTCACCAAAGGCAGATATGTCGATGACATTTATGGTGGAGCAGAAACCGCAGAAGAACTCAGAGAAATCGCCTGGCAGCTGAGTGGTCTTTGCCAAGCAGGCGGGTTTCCACTCCAGAAGTGGAGCAGCAACTGTCCACAAGCCTTGGAGACATTAGGAATATCATCAACTCAATCGATAATCCAATTCCAAGAGCCTATCACCAAAGTCCTTGGATTGTATTGGCATCAAACCACTGATACATTCCAATACAAATCAAAGGAGTTTGATTCAGCAGTGTTCACGAAGAGGACAACACTATCAGAAATAGCTCAACTCTTCGATCCATTGGGACTCATCGCACCAGTAGTCACTCGAGGGAAAATAATCATCCAGGATCTATGGAAGTTAAAACTCAACTGGGATGAACCTCTACCAGAAGACTATCAACGCCAATGGAAAGACTTCAGGCTCAATCTCAATACGCTGAATCAAATCTCAGTACCGAGATGGTTGAGAATTTCATCCAAGACGAAGAGAATCCAAATCCATGGATTCGCAGACGCCTCCACCGCAGCAATGGGTGCAGTAGTGTACCTCAGGACAGAGAACTTCAATGAGCCTACTTCAACAGTACTGGTCTGCGCAAAAACAAGAGTGGCTCCTATCAAGCGTATGACCATTCCTCGTCTTGAACTCAACGCAGCTGTCCTGCTTACGAAGTTAGTGGTCATCACCAAAGAGATGCTCGACCTCAGGGAAGTAGAAACTCACCTATGGACAGATTCTATGGTAACCCTGGCATGGATAAAAGGACACCCCTCAAGATGGAAAGACTACGTCCAAAACCGAGTCATCAAAATCCAGGACTCACTCCCAGATGCAAGCTGGAGACATATCAGCGGCAAGGAGAATCCAGCCGACTGTGCCTCAAGAGGAATAGCTCCTCAAGAACTAGCAGTACATCCCCTATGGTGGACCGGACCTGAATGGATTAATCAGGATCCCCAGGAATGGCCTTCCTCAATAGAAGACGTCCCAGCAGTAGCAGCAACCGAAGCAAGACCGTCACCGTCCTATCCAGTGGCCATGAAGATCAATGCCTTAGCCGAACTACTCAACAGGTACTCCAGAATGGAAAAGGTACTCCAAGTAACAGCGACACTGAACAGAGCAATCGAGCGATTTAGAAGACAGCCAGTTCCCCAGACGCCCGTCCTCACCATTAGAGAACTCACCGAGGCCAGGATATTCTGGGTAAAAATAACTCAAGCTCAATATTTTGCTTCTGTTCATAGGTTGCTCGTGAGAAACGCTCAAGTACCACGGAGTCATCCTCTGGCAAAGTTAACGCCCACTCTAGACGAACTCGGAATTATCCGACTAGGAGGCCGTCTCAAAAACTCACAGCTGGATCCCGAAGAGATTCACCCAGCAATCCTGCCTCGACAGTCTCGACTAACGACGTTAGTCCTCGAAGAAGCTCACCGAAAAACTCTGCACGGTGGGACACAACTCACCCTAGCTTTCACGCGACAGAAGTACTGGATCATCGGTGGCAGAGGCACTGTCAGAGCCCATATCCAGAAATGTGCCATCTGCATCAGACACCGAGGACGCCAGACTCAACAGCGAATGGCACCACTGCCGGCTGTTAGAACTTCACCAACACGAGCATTCCTCCACACGGGAGTGGACTATGCAGGTCCACTTCCCATTCTCAAATGGCGGCCTACAAACGCCCAACCATCTATGGTGCATATTGCAGTTTTTGtctgtttcagcacatcaGCTGTTCATCTCGAGCTCGTGTCCAGGCAGACGACAGATGCCTTCATAGGGGCATATAAGAGATTCACCGGAAGAAGAGGAATCCCCGAAGTGATGTACAGCGATAACGCCACTACATTTGTTGGCGCAGCATCAATACTCAAGACGCTGTACAATCAACCCTCTAGAGAGAACCTCGAAATTCAAGCTGCCCTCGCCACACAGGGGACTCAATGGAGCTTCTCACCACCGAGAGCACCCCACTTTGGTGGAAAATGGGAGGCAGCTGTGAAATCCACCAAGTTCCACCTCAAGAGAGTCCTCGGATCATCAACATTCACCTACGAGGAACTCAACAGCATCCTCATCCAAATCGAGGCCTGCCTGAATTCGAGGCCAATCACTCCAATGACGGATGACGCAGAAGACCTCCAAGCACTCACCCCAGGACATTTCCTGATCGGTGAGCCACTCCAGATCATACCAGAACCAACCTTCCTCAACAGAGAGCCCAGAAAACTACAAAGATGGAATCTGGTTACTCAAAAAATCCAGCAGTTCTGGTCCAGATGGGCTAGAGAGTGTCTCCAACGATATCAAGCCATCTATAAGTGGAaccagagagagaggaacatcgAGGTTGGAGACATGGTCCTGATGATCGACGAAGATTATCCTCCAGCAAAATGGCCCCTCGCAAGAGTAATAGAAATTCACCCAGGAGCAGATGGCCTAACCAGAGTTGCAACCATCAGGACCTCAAAAGCATCAGTTCCAACACAACAAAATGGAACTCCCATCTTAGAGAGGATCACCAGCACCAGCTCAATCTTCAAAAGACCCATCGCCAAGCTCTGCCTCCTACCGACAGACCCACCTCCAGCAGAAGAACCTCCAGAGGAGGAGCCAGAGCAAGAAGAGGATTAG